In Myxococcota bacterium, a single genomic region encodes these proteins:
- a CDS encoding DEAD/DEAH box helicase codes for MSSPSPSSSDPLAAFGPDARRWFAQEFGEPTPVQAQGWAEIAAGKHALLLAPTGSGKTLAAFFYWIDQLVRRPAPEPGVRVLYVSPLKALVYDIERNLRAPLAGLRAGMAPDDAVRWPRVAVRTGDTTPHERRQQARDPAEILVTTPESLYLILGSRQRDTLASLEAVVVDEVHALAGTKRGAHLALSLERVEAIAERAPQRIGLSATARPLDEIAHYLGGDRSVEIVDTSSTPLLDLTISVPVPDMTQPDRYPLPQGAASDGEGAEAPPRPDALGESGGLWPALYPELLEQIRAHQSTIVFTNSRGLCERLTQRLNDLAGEPLARAHHGSVAHAKRREIEEALKAGQLRAIVATSSLELGIDMGAVDLVLLVESPGAVARGLQRIGRAGHQVGVASRGRLYPKHRGDLLEAAVVADGMGAGAVEPLRVPQNPLDVLAQQIVAICGMDATTVADLEALLQRTHAFKTLSREVLTGVLDMLSGRYPSTDFSELRARLRWDRESDRLEALPGSKTLSLVSGGTIPDRGLYPVHRGSDGPRIGELDEEMVHETRPGDAVTLGASTWRVEEISRDRVIVSPAPGEVGRLPFWRGEGPGRPIELGRALGRFVRRLADQAGAPKPLHEGRDRAERWLREEHTLDEWAARNLVDYVVEQSESTGTLPTDRAITIERFRDELGDWRICILSPFGARLHAPWALAIEARLSRRAGYAVQTLWSDDGILLRFADADALPDSALLIPDPSEVEDEIVGQLANSALFASQFRENAARALLLPRRRPGARTPLWTQRLRAQNLLAVAREFPSFPIVLETYRACLQDVFDVPGLVSLLEEIGRGEVRVEDVETRQASAFARSLVFEYTAQYLYQGDTPVAERRAQALTLDRAMLRDLLGQEDLRDLLDARVIEDTEVTLQQRGPEERARHPDALHDRLRRFGDLSEAELSARCAEDPSEWLESLAVTQRAVDVEIAGERRWIAAEDAGLYRDALGLAPSKGLPAAFLEPTARSLEQLVVRFARQRGPFTVDACAARFGLAPGAVEPVLEALVQRDRLLHGDFHPDGDAPEWCDPEVLRQLRRRTLAKLRAEVAPVDDETWTRFLGEWHGLGDERGGDPALQRALEQLEGCPLSFAELERLMLPARVPDYDPQALDAQGAQGEWVWIGCEPLGERDGRVALYRRERVALLAEAPPRPDDLTPLETAILDQLEARGASFTQGLLAALDGTSQSELYEALWGLVWKGQVTNDTFAPLRTLAARRDLRPRRGRRRPGGALGSVGGRWSTVGQLIGSEAPPTRRAHARSLLLLERYGVASRDAMPLEGWLGGFAAVYPVLRAMEDAGKLRRGHFVDALPGAQFAFAGAVDRLRAARRTSAGPASARDVWVLAATDPANPFGVSLGWPAPCGGEGTPRRASGASVVIVEGTLALYLEAAGTRLVTFGSLPDGEENPGEAERIERAARGLHRLFRHRARTTLRIERIDGATATTSPWRESFVRAGFRAEYKALVLDRSDAREVHPGTRG; via the coding sequence GTGTCGTCCCCCTCGCCGTCTTCGTCGGATCCGCTCGCGGCCTTCGGCCCGGACGCGCGCCGCTGGTTCGCCCAGGAGTTCGGAGAGCCGACCCCGGTCCAGGCCCAGGGCTGGGCCGAGATCGCGGCGGGGAAGCACGCGCTGCTGCTGGCCCCGACTGGCAGCGGCAAGACGCTGGCCGCCTTCTTCTATTGGATCGATCAGCTGGTTCGGAGGCCCGCGCCGGAACCCGGCGTGCGGGTGCTCTACGTCTCGCCCCTGAAAGCCCTGGTCTACGACATCGAGCGCAACCTGCGCGCGCCGCTCGCAGGCTTGCGCGCGGGCATGGCTCCCGACGATGCGGTGCGCTGGCCTCGGGTCGCCGTGCGAACGGGCGACACCACGCCCCACGAACGCCGCCAGCAGGCGCGGGATCCGGCCGAGATCCTGGTCACGACCCCCGAGTCGCTCTACCTGATCCTCGGCTCGCGTCAGCGCGACACGCTGGCGTCCCTCGAGGCCGTGGTCGTCGACGAAGTGCACGCGCTGGCGGGGACGAAGCGCGGCGCCCATCTCGCGCTCTCTCTCGAACGGGTCGAGGCGATCGCCGAGCGCGCTCCCCAGCGCATCGGCCTCTCGGCGACGGCCCGTCCGCTGGACGAGATTGCGCACTACCTCGGCGGGGATCGGTCCGTCGAGATCGTCGACACCAGCAGCACGCCGCTGCTGGACCTGACGATCTCGGTGCCCGTGCCCGACATGACCCAGCCCGACCGGTACCCGCTCCCGCAGGGCGCCGCGTCGGACGGGGAGGGGGCCGAGGCACCCCCGCGCCCCGACGCCCTCGGCGAGAGCGGCGGGCTCTGGCCTGCCCTCTATCCCGAACTCCTGGAGCAGATCCGCGCCCATCAGAGCACGATCGTGTTCACGAACAGCCGCGGACTGTGCGAGCGCTTGACCCAGCGACTCAACGACCTCGCCGGCGAACCGCTGGCGCGTGCTCACCACGGCAGCGTGGCCCACGCGAAGCGCCGCGAGATCGAGGAGGCGCTCAAGGCGGGTCAGCTGCGCGCGATCGTGGCGACCAGCTCGCTCGAGCTGGGGATCGACATGGGCGCGGTCGACCTCGTGCTGCTCGTCGAGTCGCCGGGGGCGGTCGCGCGCGGGCTGCAACGCATCGGTCGGGCCGGGCACCAGGTGGGGGTGGCCAGTCGCGGGCGGCTCTACCCGAAGCACCGGGGCGACCTGTTGGAAGCCGCGGTGGTCGCCGACGGGATGGGCGCCGGCGCCGTCGAGCCCCTGCGCGTCCCGCAGAACCCCCTCGACGTCCTGGCCCAGCAGATCGTCGCCATCTGCGGCATGGACGCGACGACGGTCGCCGATCTCGAAGCCCTTTTGCAGCGCACCCACGCCTTCAAGACCCTCTCGCGCGAAGTGCTGACCGGCGTGCTCGACATGCTCTCGGGGCGCTACCCGTCCACCGACTTCTCGGAGCTGCGAGCGCGTCTGCGCTGGGACCGCGAGAGCGACCGGCTCGAGGCCTTGCCGGGCAGCAAGACCCTGTCGCTCGTCTCGGGCGGGACGATCCCGGATCGCGGGCTCTACCCGGTCCACCGCGGCAGCGACGGGCCGCGCATCGGCGAACTCGACGAAGAGATGGTGCACGAAACGCGTCCGGGCGATGCGGTGACCCTTGGCGCCAGCACCTGGCGGGTCGAAGAGATCTCCCGCGATCGGGTGATCGTGTCACCGGCGCCGGGCGAGGTCGGGCGCTTGCCCTTCTGGCGGGGCGAGGGGCCCGGCCGCCCGATCGAACTCGGACGCGCGCTGGGGCGCTTCGTGCGGCGGCTCGCCGACCAGGCGGGTGCCCCCAAGCCGCTTCACGAGGGGCGCGACCGCGCCGAGCGCTGGCTGCGGGAAGAACACACCCTCGACGAGTGGGCGGCGCGCAACCTGGTCGACTACGTCGTGGAGCAGAGCGAGTCGACCGGGACCCTGCCCACCGATCGCGCGATCACGATCGAGCGCTTTCGCGACGAGCTCGGGGACTGGCGCATCTGCATCCTGTCCCCCTTCGGCGCGCGCCTGCACGCGCCCTGGGCCCTCGCGATCGAGGCCCGGCTCTCGCGACGGGCGGGTTACGCCGTGCAGACGCTGTGGAGCGACGACGGGATCCTGCTCCGCTTCGCCGATGCCGACGCGCTCCCCGACAGCGCGCTGCTGATCCCCGATCCTTCCGAGGTCGAGGACGAGATCGTCGGACAGCTCGCGAACTCGGCGCTCTTCGCGAGCCAGTTCCGGGAGAACGCAGCGCGCGCGCTGCTCTTGCCGCGCCGCCGTCCCGGTGCGCGCACGCCGCTCTGGACCCAGCGCCTGCGCGCCCAGAACCTGCTCGCCGTCGCGCGCGAGTTTCCCTCGTTCCCGATCGTGCTCGAGACCTACCGCGCATGTCTGCAGGACGTCTTCGACGTGCCCGGTCTGGTCTCCCTGCTCGAAGAGATCGGGCGTGGCGAGGTGCGGGTCGAAGACGTCGAAACGCGCCAGGCGTCGGCCTTCGCCCGTTCGCTGGTGTTCGAGTACACCGCCCAGTACCTCTACCAGGGCGACACGCCCGTCGCCGAACGACGCGCCCAGGCGCTCACCCTCGATCGCGCGATGCTGCGCGACCTGCTCGGGCAGGAAGACCTGCGCGACCTGCTGGACGCGCGTGTGATCGAAGACACCGAAGTCACGCTGCAGCAGCGCGGGCCCGAGGAGCGCGCGCGCCATCCCGACGCGTTGCACGACCGACTGCGGCGCTTCGGCGACCTCTCGGAGGCGGAGCTCTCAGCGCGCTGCGCCGAAGACCCTTCCGAGTGGCTCGAGAGCCTCGCGGTCACCCAGCGCGCCGTGGACGTCGAGATCGCCGGCGAACGTCGCTGGATCGCCGCGGAAGACGCCGGTCTCTATCGCGACGCCCTGGGCCTTGCCCCGTCGAAAGGACTTCCGGCGGCCTTCCTCGAACCGACCGCACGTTCCCTCGAACAGCTGGTCGTGCGTTTCGCGCGGCAGCGCGGCCCGTTCACCGTGGACGCGTGCGCCGCGCGTTTCGGACTGGCGCCGGGGGCCGTGGAGCCCGTGCTGGAAGCGCTGGTCCAACGCGATCGCCTGCTTCACGGCGACTTCCACCCCGATGGAGACGCCCCCGAGTGGTGCGACCCCGAGGTGCTGCGTCAGCTGCGCCGGCGCACGCTCGCGAAGCTGCGCGCCGAGGTGGCGCCGGTCGATGACGAGACCTGGACGCGCTTCCTCGGCGAATGGCACGGCCTCGGCGACGAGCGGGGCGGCGATCCGGCGCTCCAACGCGCCCTGGAACAGCTCGAAGGCTGCCCGCTCTCCTTTGCCGAGCTCGAGCGCTTGATGCTGCCTGCGCGCGTGCCCGACTACGATCCGCAGGCCCTGGATGCCCAGGGCGCCCAGGGCGAATGGGTGTGGATCGGCTGTGAGCCCCTCGGCGAACGGGATGGTCGCGTGGCCCTGTATCGCCGCGAGCGCGTCGCCCTCCTGGCCGAAGCGCCGCCGCGTCCCGACGACCTGACGCCGCTCGAGACGGCGATCCTGGATCAGCTCGAAGCGCGCGGGGCGAGCTTTACCCAGGGGCTGCTCGCGGCGCTCGACGGGACGTCCCAGTCCGAGCTCTACGAGGCGCTCTGGGGGCTCGTCTGGAAAGGCCAGGTGACCAACGACACCTTCGCGCCGCTGCGCACGCTGGCCGCACGCCGCGACCTGCGGCCCCGCCGCGGGCGTCGGCGTCCGGGTGGGGCGCTCGGTTCGGTCGGCGGACGCTGGTCGACGGTGGGGCAACTGATCGGCAGCGAGGCTCCGCCGACGCGCCGTGCGCATGCACGCTCGCTCCTGCTGCTCGAGCGCTACGGGGTCGCGAGCCGCGACGCGATGCCGCTCGAAGGCTGGCTGGGCGGTTTCGCGGCGGTCTACCCCGTGCTCCGGGCCATGGAGGATGCGGGGAAGCTGCGACGCGGGCACTTCGTCGATGCGCTTCCCGGCGCGCAGTTCGCGTTTGCCGGCGCCGTCGATCGCTTGCGCGCTGCGCGGCGCACGTCGGCCGGACCGGCTTCCGCGCGCGACGTCTGGGTGTTGGCTGCGACCGATCCGGCCAACCCCTTCGGTGTGTCGCTCGGCTGGCCTGCCCCCTGCGGAGGGGAGGGCACCCCGCGTCGCGCGAGTGGGGCGAGCGTGGTGATCGTCGAAGGCACCCTCGCGCTCTATCTCGAGGCCGCGGGCACCCGTCTCGTGACCTTCGGGAGCCTCCCGGACGGGGAAGAGAACCCGGGCGAGGCCGAGCGGATCGAGCGGGCGGCGCGCGGCCTGCACCGGCTCTTCCGGCACCGCGCGCGCACCACCTTGCGCATCGAGCGCATCGACGGGGCCACCGCGACCACCTCGCCGTGGCGCGAGAGCTTCGTGCGCGCGGGCTTCCGCGCCGAGTACAAAGCGCTGGTGCTCGACCGTAGCGACGCACGCGAGGTGCACCCCGGCACGCGGGGTTGA